The following proteins come from a genomic window of Methanocella conradii HZ254:
- a CDS encoding prephenate dehydrogenase/arogenate dehydrogenase family protein, translating into MPFKVLIIGGAGGMGRWCAGLFKNAGHDVYISSRRDASGVARSLGVGLASPQDAGDFDVVVLSVPMDVLEEVASDAAPRMRPGSLLMDLSSLKVKPLEAMLRHAPPGVEVIGTHPLFGPQSDFSGRTIVLVPTKRSVRWLPIIRPLFEEAGLNVLEATAERHDMNMAVVQGLTHFMYVAMGRALEKSQVNMEEASLFKTPVYGITKEMLGRVLSQSPELYALIQSSEHAREMRRAFIEACIELNSELEEGRLEDFIRDFKSAATYYGDTGGARERSERIIRDYGA; encoded by the coding sequence ATGCCCTTTAAGGTGCTTATCATAGGCGGCGCCGGGGGCATGGGCCGCTGGTGCGCCGGGCTTTTTAAAAATGCCGGCCATGACGTTTATATAAGCTCGAGGCGGGACGCCTCAGGGGTGGCGAGGTCGCTGGGGGTCGGGCTAGCCAGCCCCCAGGATGCGGGTGACTTTGACGTCGTTGTGCTCTCGGTTCCCATGGATGTCCTGGAAGAGGTGGCTTCGGATGCCGCCCCCAGAATGAGGCCTGGGTCGCTTCTCATGGACCTGTCCTCCCTTAAGGTAAAGCCGCTCGAGGCGATGCTCCGCCACGCCCCACCAGGCGTTGAGGTCATCGGTACCCATCCGTTGTTTGGTCCGCAGTCTGACTTTAGTGGCCGCACAATAGTGCTCGTCCCAACGAAGAGGAGCGTTCGGTGGCTTCCCATCATCAGGCCTCTCTTCGAGGAGGCTGGCCTCAACGTGCTGGAGGCGACGGCGGAGCGCCACGACATGAACATGGCTGTAGTGCAGGGCCTGACCCATTTCATGTACGTCGCCATGGGCAGGGCGCTCGAAAAGTCTCAGGTAAACATGGAGGAGGCCTCCCTCTTCAAGACGCCCGTATATGGCATTACCAAGGAGATGCTCGGCCGGGTGCTCTCACAAAGCCCTGAGCTATACGCCCTCATCCAGTCCTCGGAGCACGCTCGCGAGATGAGGCGTGCCTTCATAGAGGCATGCATAGAGCTTAACTCTGAGCTAGAGGAGGGGAGGCTTGAGGACTTTATAAGGGATTTCAAGTCTGCCGCCACCTACTATGGCGACACCGGGGGCGCAAGGGAGCGGTCTGAGCGCATAATAAGGGATTATGGAGCTTAA
- a CDS encoding shikimate kinase, with protein sequence MRGHGIAFGAGTVINAIATYRGSAFGIDLRTEAEVDIKGDRIEGEIEGGGDARLIERACELVLERFGVESGARIRTKSQVPQASGLKSSSAAANATVLATLRAIGKDMDPLEMIRLGVRAALDTGVSITGAFDDACASMLGGVVVTDNRNNVLLKREPIESTVVVYAPDKRALSRDTNVQRSRAIAPWVEMAFGLAMAGDYKKAMTLNGFLYTAALGFSPEPMLAALEIGVEGVSLSGTGPSYTALVEGEKIDKLKAIWSSYPGRVFVTVTNNAGAYTLK encoded by the coding sequence ATGAGAGGCCACGGCATAGCTTTTGGGGCTGGCACTGTAATTAACGCCATCGCGACCTATAGGGGAAGCGCATTCGGCATCGACCTCAGGACAGAGGCCGAGGTGGACATTAAGGGCGACCGCATAGAGGGCGAGATAGAGGGGGGAGGCGATGCCAGGCTCATAGAAAGGGCGTGCGAGCTCGTATTGGAGAGGTTCGGGGTCGAATCCGGGGCACGCATTCGGACAAAGAGCCAGGTACCGCAGGCGAGCGGCCTTAAGTCGTCCAGCGCCGCGGCAAACGCGACGGTGCTGGCCACGCTAAGGGCTATCGGGAAGGACATGGACCCCCTGGAAATGATAAGATTGGGCGTCAGGGCGGCCCTTGATACCGGCGTCTCGATAACGGGCGCTTTCGACGACGCTTGCGCCTCAATGCTAGGGGGCGTCGTTGTCACCGATAATAGGAATAACGTGCTTCTCAAGCGAGAGCCGATAGAGTCGACAGTGGTCGTTTATGCCCCAGATAAGAGGGCGCTATCGAGGGATACTAACGTGCAGCGGTCCCGTGCAATTGCCCCGTGGGTCGAGATGGCTTTCGGGCTGGCTATGGCAGGGGACTATAAAAAGGCCATGACCCTGAACGGCTTTTTATACACCGCTGCCCTGGGGTTCAGCCCTGAGCCCATGCTTGCCGCCCTTGAAATAGGCGTGGAGGGCGTGAGCCTGTCGGGCACAGGGCCATCCTATACGGCGCTCGTCGAGGGCGAAAAAATAGATAAGCTGAAAGCGATATGGTCATCATACCCTGGCAGGGTCTTTGTCACCGTGACGAACAATGCCGGGGCTTATACGCTGAAGTGA
- a CDS encoding type I restriction-modification system subunit M N-terminal domain-containing protein has protein sequence MENFSEKVNFIWSIAELLRDSYKRSKYQDVILPFTVLRRIDCVLAPTKEKVLEANARFKGKLDNPGPQLCKASGTLTCTLTGSATLRGAIFSRSL, from the coding sequence ATGGAAAACTTTAGCGAAAAGGTCAACTTTATCTGGAGCATCGCCGAGCTTTTACGAGATAGCTATAAGCGGAGCAAGTATCAGGACGTGATATTGCCTTTTACGGTTTTGAGGCGCATAGACTGTGTGCTGGCGCCGACCAAAGAAAAGGTGTTGGAAGCCAACGCCAGGTTTAAGGGCAAGCTCGATAACCCAGGCCCCCAGCTTTGTAAGGCATCAGGCACATTGACCTGCACCCTGACAGGGTCAGCAACATTGAGAGGGGCTATATTTTCGAGGAGCTTGTGA
- a CDS encoding chorismate mutase, producing the protein MSIEEIRDEVRKVDLEILRLLARRMDLVGLILEEKKRQGLAINDDRQNELVLKRAMEKALELNLDVAAVKDIFQAIIDMSISRQHELSGEGKLP; encoded by the coding sequence ATGTCGATCGAGGAAATCCGCGATGAAGTTAGGAAGGTTGACCTGGAGATATTACGATTGCTCGCCAGGCGCATGGACCTTGTGGGCCTCATCCTTGAGGAGAAAAAGAGGCAGGGTTTAGCCATAAACGATGACCGCCAGAACGAGCTGGTGCTTAAGCGTGCCATGGAGAAGGCCCTTGAGCTTAACCTGGATGTGGCTGCCGTCAAGGACATATTCCAGGCCATCATCGACATGAGCATCAGCAGGCAGCACGAGCTATCGGGCGAGGGCAAGCTGCCCTGA
- a CDS encoding MogA/MoaB family molybdenum cofactor biosynthesis protein, with translation MEKASHEMHKEKSKGQSYKCAVLTVSTSRYSKYGESSSPEDCEDESGRIIIELLGAAGHKTVYRLLPDDRLIIERCVMDVLMDADAAIVCGGTGLTASDVTIEAVTPMLQKTIPGFGELFRIKSYEEIGTASMLSRAMAGVIEDRAVFCIPGSPNAARLAVSELIVPELGHVITHIRKG, from the coding sequence GTGGAGAAGGCTTCACATGAGATGCATAAGGAAAAATCGAAGGGCCAGTCGTATAAGTGTGCCGTCCTCACGGTGAGCACGTCACGCTACTCGAAGTATGGAGAGTCCTCCTCCCCGGAGGATTGCGAGGACGAGTCTGGCAGGATTATTATTGAGTTGCTCGGGGCGGCGGGCCATAAGACCGTTTACAGGCTTTTGCCTGATGATCGTTTGATAATAGAGCGGTGCGTCATGGACGTGCTCATGGACGCTGACGCCGCCATCGTGTGCGGGGGCACCGGGCTGACGGCGAGCGACGTGACCATCGAGGCGGTCACGCCCATGCTCCAGAAGACAATACCGGGGTTCGGGGAGCTTTTTCGCATAAAGAGCTATGAGGAGATCGGCACGGCGAGCATGCTGTCCCGCGCCATGGCGGGCGTCATCGAGGACCGTGCCGTGTTTTGCATCCCAGGCTCTCCTAACGCCGCAAGGCTGGCCGTGTCAGAGCTCATCGTGCCCGAGCTGGGGCACGTTATAACGCACATCAGGAAGGGCTAG
- a CDS encoding DUF362 domain-containing protein, producing MTFVSLVKSSDPSKAVSDAVQLAGGLKVSGDVLIKPNLGCARPSGSGLVTNVDVICAIVKMVAGQGARPLVGDLSVLGWDARKVLDAKSIKRIEEAGGELVDWSANHIEIEPPGSRVLKKVSIARPALEVDAIINVPVLKHHFLMHLSGSIENLFGLVEPSFRSRVHVLGLDEPLVDLYEFLRPRIVMNVMDATYIAQSVRPAGPYYGPTEAKSVYKADMVMACKDAVALDAVAANVIRIDPMDVEVVRIAHDRGLGDINPMTVGNARKASLKIKSSLIGKVLPYLDDVLTSQRFNPIAHPFAKRLYGKDVVSLKEARREMDSIDPSRIGVVGECMRCGHCVDACPTSNIKLNGKPTFGRDCIKCFICVEVCPNGVLAILRK from the coding sequence ATGACATTCGTATCCCTTGTTAAGAGCAGCGACCCGTCGAAGGCGGTGAGCGACGCGGTCCAGCTCGCGGGAGGGCTGAAGGTCAGCGGCGACGTGCTCATCAAGCCCAACCTCGGCTGCGCCAGGCCGTCGGGCAGCGGCCTGGTGACCAACGTTGATGTCATCTGCGCCATCGTGAAGATGGTCGCAGGCCAGGGAGCGAGGCCGCTGGTAGGCGACCTATCCGTCCTGGGGTGGGACGCGAGAAAGGTGCTCGACGCGAAAAGCATAAAAAGAATAGAGGAGGCGGGCGGGGAGCTCGTGGACTGGAGCGCCAACCACATCGAGATAGAGCCGCCCGGCTCACGAGTATTGAAGAAGGTGTCCATCGCCAGGCCCGCCTTAGAGGTGGACGCTATAATCAACGTGCCCGTCCTTAAGCATCACTTTCTAATGCACCTCTCAGGTAGCATCGAGAACCTCTTCGGGCTGGTCGAGCCCTCATTCAGGTCCCGCGTACACGTCCTCGGGCTTGACGAGCCACTGGTAGACCTGTACGAGTTCTTGAGGCCTCGCATCGTGATGAACGTCATGGATGCCACTTATATCGCGCAGTCAGTGCGGCCTGCCGGGCCATATTATGGGCCGACCGAGGCGAAATCCGTGTATAAGGCCGACATGGTTATGGCGTGCAAGGATGCCGTGGCGCTGGACGCCGTCGCGGCGAACGTCATCAGGATCGACCCCATGGACGTCGAGGTGGTGCGGATAGCCCATGACAGGGGGCTGGGGGACATAAACCCCATGACGGTCGGCAACGCCAGAAAGGCAAGCCTGAAGATAAAAAGCTCCCTGATTGGCAAGGTGTTGCCATACCTGGACGATGTCTTGACAAGCCAGCGGTTTAATCCTATCGCCCATCCTTTTGCCAAGCGCCTCTATGGAAAGGACGTCGTATCCCTCAAGGAGGCGCGCCGCGAGATGGACTCTATCGACCCGTCCAGGATAGGTGTGGTGGGGGAGTGTATGAGGTGCGGGCATTGCGTGGACGCCTGCCCCACGTCGAATATAAAGCTGAACGGAAAGCCGACGTTCGGCCGTGATTGCATAAAGTGCTTCATATGCGTGGAGGTCTGCCCGAACGGGGTGCTAGCAATATTGAGGAAGTGA
- a CDS encoding SDH family Clp fold serine proteinase, protein MSLLNEYINKNLSVQEMEEELKRLILEYNRITKRYLFVYATTIEKQLPPQILSLDRSDADVIYDLLCDKTDVKHLDFYVETKGGNAEAVEEIVRFLRSRFETVNFVIAGEAKSAGTILVLSGDEIWMSETGSLGTIDAQMFIGRSPISAHDYIEWVNQKREEAQINGKLNPFDATMVAQITPGELVGVHNAYNYAKDLVKEWLPKYKFKNWTVTKTRGIPVTDDMRKTKADDIANELCNHTRWRSHGRPIKIEDLEKIGLEINRLENNPELAIIVQRIRIVTRLLFSNSTHYKLFATKDNKIFKSAAPINQQVVATQDTTKTDAIGREIKCPKCGKIHRLYAKFIPDLNIDEQIQKQGFKPFPKDAKLKCECGYEFDLLGLKNDIEMKIGRKIIFN, encoded by the coding sequence ATGAGCTTATTAAATGAATATATTAATAAAAATCTATCAGTACAGGAAATGGAAGAGGAATTAAAAAGACTGATCCTCGAATATAATAGAATAACTAAAAGATATTTGTTTGTTTATGCTACGACTATTGAAAAACAGCTCCCTCCTCAAATTTTATCGTTAGATAGATCAGATGCAGATGTTATTTATGATTTGCTTTGTGATAAGACTGATGTTAAACACCTGGACTTCTATGTAGAAACAAAGGGTGGTAACGCCGAAGCTGTTGAAGAAATTGTAAGATTTTTAAGAAGTAGATTTGAAACAGTAAATTTTGTTATTGCGGGAGAGGCTAAAAGCGCGGGGACGATTTTAGTTTTATCGGGAGACGAAATTTGGATGTCCGAAACGGGCAGCCTTGGGACTATTGACGCGCAGATGTTTATTGGCAGGTCCCCGATATCAGCACATGATTATATAGAATGGGTTAACCAAAAAAGAGAGGAGGCTCAAATAAATGGCAAATTGAACCCGTTTGATGCCACAATGGTAGCACAAATAACGCCTGGAGAGCTCGTTGGAGTACATAATGCCTATAACTATGCAAAAGACCTTGTGAAAGAATGGCTTCCAAAATATAAATTTAAAAACTGGACAGTTACAAAAACGAGAGGCATTCCCGTAACTGATGATATGAGAAAAACAAAAGCGGATGATATTGCAAATGAATTGTGTAATCATACTAGATGGAGGTCTCACGGTAGACCTATAAAAATCGAAGATTTAGAAAAAATAGGATTAGAAATTAATAGACTAGAAAATAATCCGGAGCTGGCAATAATTGTCCAAAGAATTCGGATAGTCACTAGACTTTTATTTTCTAACAGTACACACTATAAACTATTTGCAACAAAGGATAATAAGATATTTAAATCAGCCGCGCCAATTAATCAACAAGTAGTCGCTACGCAAGATACCACAAAAACTGATGCCATCGGGCGTGAAATTAAATGCCCAAAATGCGGCAAAATTCATAGACTATATGCGAAGTTTATACCCGATTTAAATATCGATGAACAAATACAGAAGCAAGGGTTTAAGCCATTCCCAAAAGATGCAAAACTAAAATGTGAATGTGGATATGAATTTGATCTATTAGGCCTGAAAAATGATATAGAAATGAAAATCGGCCGTAAAATCATATTTAATTAG
- the aroE gene encoding shikimate dehydrogenase, translating to MITMYGVIGDPIAHSLSPAMHNAAFKALGMDCYYGAFHVKGRYLHEAVNGARALGFGGLNVTVPHKEAVIRFVEADAAAREIGAANTIDFRTNKAYNTDAPGAIASLEDSGVKVKGRSVLVLGAGGAARAVTYGLLKAGATVTIANRTAQKAADLAAYMREYGEVFGTGMDNLREKVSISDIIVNTTTVGMGQDETLVTADMLSDRQTVFDLVYRPVETRLLKEARLAGARAIDGITMLVRQGALSFEIWTGVKPPIDVMERGARDAL from the coding sequence ATGATCACGATGTACGGCGTCATAGGCGACCCCATAGCGCACAGCCTCTCGCCCGCGATGCACAACGCCGCGTTCAAGGCGCTGGGCATGGATTGCTATTATGGGGCTTTCCACGTTAAAGGGCGCTACCTCCATGAGGCGGTAAATGGGGCGAGGGCGCTGGGCTTCGGGGGCCTCAACGTGACGGTCCCCCATAAGGAGGCGGTCATCAGGTTCGTGGAGGCAGACGCTGCCGCCCGCGAAATCGGTGCGGCCAACACCATCGACTTTCGCACTAATAAGGCATACAACACGGATGCGCCCGGAGCCATCGCATCGCTCGAGGACAGCGGGGTAAAGGTGAAGGGCAGGAGCGTGCTCGTGCTCGGCGCGGGCGGGGCGGCGAGGGCGGTCACGTACGGGCTCTTGAAGGCCGGGGCCACGGTCACCATCGCGAACCGCACCGCCCAGAAGGCAGCAGACCTCGCTGCATACATGAGGGAGTACGGCGAAGTGTTCGGGACGGGCATGGATAATCTGAGGGAGAAGGTCTCTATCTCGGATATAATCGTAAACACGACCACGGTTGGCATGGGCCAGGATGAGACGCTGGTCACCGCTGACATGCTCAGCGACAGGCAAACGGTGTTCGACCTCGTCTACAGGCCAGTGGAGACAAGGCTGCTGAAAGAGGCGAGGCTGGCCGGGGCCAGGGCTATTGACGGCATCACGATGCTCGTAAGGCAGGGGGCGCTCTCCTTCGAGATATGGACGGGAGTGAAGCCGCCTATAGACGTGATGGAGAGGGGCGCCAGGGATGCCCTTTAA
- a CDS encoding thymidylate kinase — translation MAATMFYALDVVRSLMLYYRGGRDAIFVRYTLACAYLPRPLVKPTYALVSFLLPRSPNMFFLDVEPEEALWRIHLRGNGKEMFESLAHLKKNRERARLITDGWKVVDGNGAPEQVFEQIIGFLSNVK, via the coding sequence ATGGCCGCCACGATGTTTTATGCCCTCGACGTCGTCCGCTCATTAATGCTCTACTATCGTGGCGGCCGGGACGCGATATTCGTCCGCTACACGCTGGCCTGCGCGTACCTGCCCCGCCCCCTGGTAAAGCCCACGTATGCCCTGGTGAGCTTTTTGCTCCCCCGCTCCCCAAACATGTTTTTCCTGGACGTTGAGCCCGAGGAGGCGCTGTGGAGGATTCACCTGCGAGGGAATGGCAAGGAGATGTTCGAGTCGCTGGCGCACCTCAAGAAGAACCGGGAGAGGGCGCGGCTTATCACTGATGGCTGGAAGGTGGTGGACGGGAATGGGGCGCCCGAACAGGTATTTGAGCAAATCATAGGCTTCTTATCTAATGTAAAATGA
- a CDS encoding 4Fe-4S binding protein → MPNASMVKEEIMAISAKYGVEVVGWLKLGDDTVIPPDEMGLLEGVKWADGEVDISSIKNPLDILPSARAMIILGKRLMDDKEDIYYRVSDSYTASVEMMLLDIASLKAIECLKRHGFQGEEYTSYYMKAWAVLAGLGWIGKSMMFVSKVHGPRLRLKGVLTDADVGETCEVLSDDRCGECEECMKACPVGAISEEDVDRKKCGSCGLNHFKIKEGAYAYCTACTACCPVGKKHPAKQGHEAQPVSRQRITT, encoded by the coding sequence ATGCCAAACGCCAGCATGGTAAAAGAGGAGATAATGGCGATCTCCGCAAAATATGGCGTCGAAGTTGTAGGATGGCTAAAGCTTGGCGACGACACCGTCATACCGCCCGACGAGATGGGCTTGCTAGAAGGGGTCAAATGGGCCGATGGGGAGGTCGACATTTCAAGCATAAAAAACCCCCTTGATATTCTGCCATCCGCCCGAGCCATGATAATACTCGGAAAAAGGCTAATGGATGACAAGGAGGATATATACTACAGGGTTTCAGATAGCTACACAGCCTCGGTTGAGATGATGCTGCTCGACATCGCCTCACTAAAAGCCATAGAATGCCTTAAAAGGCATGGCTTCCAGGGCGAAGAGTACACGTCGTATTACATGAAGGCATGGGCCGTCCTGGCGGGCCTCGGCTGGATAGGCAAGTCGATGATGTTCGTGTCAAAGGTGCACGGCCCAAGGCTGAGGCTCAAGGGCGTCCTGACCGACGCGGACGTGGGCGAGACGTGCGAGGTATTAAGCGACGACAGATGCGGCGAGTGCGAGGAGTGCATGAAAGCGTGCCCGGTAGGCGCCATATCAGAAGAAGACGTGGACCGTAAAAAGTGCGGCTCGTGTGGCCTGAACCATTTTAAAATAAAAGAAGGGGCATACGCCTATTGTACGGCCTGCACGGCTTGCTGTCCGGTCGGCAAAAAACACCCCGCCAAACAGGGGCACGAAGCGCAACCAGTATCGAGGCAACGAATAACGACGTAA
- a CDS encoding type I restriction enzyme subunit R domain-containing protein produces the protein MRRFNDGTKKYTEAGMNGFPESQTAENFKQDKYKLLIVANKFQTGFDQPLLQAMYIDKKLGGVAAVQTLSRLNRVAPGKTTTVVLDFANEADEIEKAFKPYYEKTWLKEGTDPNLLYDYHTRLMDFHIFSDEDVENYARIYFGSSPSVDKLHAALDPIAKRFQESAVEEREKFYRELKGYVRLYAFLSQIITFTDADLEKLYQFGRMLLRKIKLPEERLPVEIQSSIDIDSYRIQKTSSGKIKLGRGEGELEPRIDTGPKSSRSEDLEPLSLIIKEMNQRFGTDFSEKDRFFIQELEAKLDANPSLESSVKVNDPENVKLTFNIVANSIVQDMCETNFKFYKHINDDLDFQKFFFSLLFDRYYKRIKGK, from the coding sequence GTGAGGCGGTTCAACGATGGCACCAAAAAGTACACAGAGGCAGGCATGAACGGCTTCCCCGAGTCCCAGACCGCCGAGAACTTCAAGCAGGACAAGTACAAGCTCCTCATCGTGGCCAACAAGTTCCAGACCGGGTTCGACCAGCCATTGCTTCAAGCCATGTACATCGATAAGAAGCTGGGAGGCGTGGCAGCGGTTCAGACGCTGAGCAGGCTAAACCGTGTGGCTCCGGGCAAGACCACTACAGTTGTGCTGGACTTCGCCAACGAAGCAGACGAGATCGAGAAAGCGTTCAAGCCCTACTATGAGAAGACATGGCTAAAGGAAGGTACTGACCCTAACCTGCTATACGATTACCATACGCGTCTCATGGACTTCCATATTTTCTCGGACGAGGACGTGGAAAACTACGCAAGAATATACTTTGGCTCCAGTCCATCAGTGGATAAGCTTCATGCAGCCTTAGACCCAATAGCTAAGCGTTTTCAGGAAAGCGCTGTGGAAGAGAGAGAAAAGTTCTACAGAGAGCTAAAAGGCTATGTCCGGCTCTACGCGTTCCTCTCGCAAATCATCACCTTTACTGATGCGGACCTAGAAAAACTATACCAGTTCGGGCGCATGCTATTACGTAAAATAAAATTACCAGAGGAGAGGCTGCCGGTCGAGATACAGAGCAGCATAGACATAGACTCGTACAGGATACAGAAGACGTCTAGCGGTAAGATTAAACTTGGAAGGGGCGAGGGCGAGCTTGAGCCGAGGATAGACACAGGGCCGAAATCCTCCAGGAGTGAAGACTTAGAGCCCTTATCTTTAATCATAAAGGAGATGAACCAGCGATTTGGGACCGATTTTTCGGAAAAGGACAGGTTTTTCATCCAGGAGCTAGAGGCCAAACTAGATGCAAACCCGTCACTTGAGTCCAGCGTTAAGGTTAACGACCCCGAAAACGTCAAGCTTACTTTTAATATCGTGGCCAACTCTATCGTCCAGGACATGTGCGAGACTAACTTTAAGTTCTATAAGCATATCAATGACGACCTTGATTTTCAGAAGTTTTTCTTTAGCCTGCTCTTTGACCGCTACTATAAGAGAATAAAGGGCAAATAG
- a CDS encoding M20 family metallopeptidase, which translates to MIAIPSVTGQEGLMKGYLEDAFGDLGLYVELQHVDSDRYNVVGRLGEGPLRLMLCTHMDVIPALDESLWHTPPFEACVRDGRIYGRGAADAKGSLAAAMEAMLRAKKGLKNGKGSVALAAVVEEERGRSLGARKLVEKYRPDMCIVLEPTGLRLATAHKGALRVALTIRGRASHSSMPGVNAISIACDAIKGLMKYRDEALGAEDPLLGRPTLEVTMIRGGERINVMPEKCLIYLDRRLILGETVEDAYDGLVHEVEKMGKKAGAAMDIKLLCSYPSTSTSEDEGVVKLTKEALARHGLPHAPVGFPAGCDMWTFHEKGIPTAILGPGHIEQAHGVDEYIEIGQMRLATGVYENIIKMALSSPS; encoded by the coding sequence CTTCGGTTACCGGCCAGGAAGGGCTCATGAAGGGCTACCTGGAGGATGCTTTTGGGGATTTGGGGCTTTATGTGGAGCTGCAGCACGTCGATTCTGACAGGTATAACGTGGTGGGGAGGCTAGGGGAGGGACCGCTGAGGCTTATGCTTTGTACCCATATGGATGTTATACCTGCGCTTGATGAGTCGCTGTGGCACACGCCGCCCTTCGAAGCTTGTGTGAGGGATGGCCGTATCTATGGCCGGGGGGCCGCCGATGCTAAGGGGTCCCTGGCGGCGGCGATGGAGGCCATGCTGAGGGCGAAAAAAGGGCTTAAAAATGGTAAAGGGTCCGTTGCGCTCGCCGCCGTGGTGGAGGAGGAGAGGGGCAGGTCGCTGGGCGCCAGAAAGCTCGTGGAAAAGTATAGGCCAGACATGTGTATCGTGCTCGAGCCGACCGGCCTGCGCCTGGCAACCGCTCATAAGGGGGCGCTACGGGTGGCGCTCACGATACGCGGCCGGGCGTCCCACTCGTCCATGCCGGGCGTCAACGCCATTTCCATCGCATGCGATGCCATAAAAGGCCTCATGAAGTATCGCGACGAGGCGCTGGGCGCGGAGGACCCGTTGCTTGGCAGGCCTACCCTAGAGGTGACCATGATCAGGGGAGGGGAGCGCATCAACGTCATGCCCGAGAAATGTTTGATCTACCTGGATAGGCGGCTCATCCTGGGAGAGACGGTGGAAGACGCATACGACGGGCTTGTCCATGAAGTGGAAAAGATGGGTAAAAAGGCCGGAGCAGCTATGGATATTAAATTGCTATGCTCCTACCCGTCCACGAGCACCAGCGAGGATGAGGGCGTAGTTAAGCTGACCAAAGAAGCCCTGGCGAGGCATGGCCTTCCCCACGCCCCGGTCGGGTTCCCCGCAGGATGCGACATGTGGACGTTCCATGAGAAAGGCATACCGACGGCCATACTGGGGCCTGGGCACATCGAACAGGCCCACGGAGTGGACGAGTATATTGAGATAGGGCAGATGAGGCTTGCCACGGGCGTATATGAAAATATCATTAAAATGGCCCTGTCTAGCCCTTCCTGA